A genomic window from Amia ocellicauda isolate fAmiCal2 chromosome 15, fAmiCal2.hap1, whole genome shotgun sequence includes:
- the LOC136771874 gene encoding uncharacterized protein LOC136771874 → MKADWSRQVCLGVLNSASTVALPVLPVPSPDKGGGRTRSPRQPHLIHLKKKESLKNVSLCPGPGPLLWPCACILSLCCALSSAVSVTVSVTAGDSVTLPCDGSAHTHTHTVQVYWQTPGRLVCESSSGRCEARTGFEGRVEFAGAVESGDFSLTIHSTQLSDEDLYECFRVSAAGQSMFLGEVRVRVLSREESASLSCGQPLSLRLYSRAAVTVWFNPAGAGASLPVCAVEGGTVTADPAYGPRVSGQEQEVTLSALTFTDQGSYTVLDSQSRATISTVNVTVTGRTGAGAVLH, encoded by the exons gtaTGTCTCGGTGTCCTTAACTCCGCCAGCACAGTCGCTCTCCCTGTGCTGCCGGTGCCCAGCCCGGATAAAGGAGGAGGCAG GACTCGATCACCCAGACAGCCACACTTGATCCACCTGAAAAAAAAG GAGTCCCTGAAGAATGTGTCCCTCTGTCCTGGCCCTGGCCCTCTGTTGTGGCCGTGTGCCTGCATCTTGTCCCTGTGTTGCG CTCTCTCCAGTGCCGTGTCAGTGACAGTATCAGTGACAGCGGGGGACTCTGTGACTCTGCCCTGTGATGGatcagcgcacacacacacacacacagtccaggtGTACTGGCAGACTCCAGGCAGGCTGGTGTGTGAGTCCAGCTCTGGGAGATGTGAGGCTCGGACAGGCTTTGAGGGCAGAGTGGAGTTTGCAGGAGCCGTGGAGTCGGGCGACTTCTCCCTGACCATTCACAGCACCCAGCTCTCTGATGAAGACCTGTACGAGTGTTTCAGGGTCAGTGCAGCAGGACAGAGCATGTTCCTTGGGGAAGTGCGTGTCAGGGTCTTGA gcCGTGAGGAGAGCGCCTCTCTCTCCTGTGGGCAGCCCCTGAGCCTCCGTCTGTATAGCAGGGCAGCTGTGACTGTGTGGTTTAACCCTGCGGGCGCCGGCGCCTCTCTCccagtgtgtgctgtagagGGCGGCACCGTGACCGCTGACCCTGCCTATGGGCCCCGAGTCTCAGGGCAGGAGCAGGAGGTCACACTGTCTGCACTGACCTTCACTGACCAGGGCTCCTACACAGTGCTGGACTCCCAGAGCAGAGCGACCATCAGCACTGTGAACGTCACTGTGACAGGTAGGacaggggctggggctgttcTTCACTGA